Proteins from a single region of Drosophila biarmipes strain raj3 chromosome 3R, RU_DBia_V1.1, whole genome shotgun sequence:
- the LOC108031779 gene encoding TAF5-like RNA polymerase II p300/CBP-associated factor-associated factor 65 kDa subunit 5L: MSLPSASSHGHAASPVYSNSTSNSNNKSSAGNKKSSSKSDLLRCAVGLLLKQKNYVSNERFRRSDFLLLQNKQQFAVNKMLDTDLHGGNSFTYSNVQVITNNQHTVDQQFGRFSTFVEAQAEPLRLEMKRFYGPMLCHFYLDLLKAREPRGAVELLRKYAHLVAPVDMYDAPPPTKINGCSTTTNESTFNIRFAREAQNTGDTELDYFMRLVQTLSGYTRLEAAELDETVAHFRSSKYELHTTAQVVDRICGYLQRRGHVLIMNLLYTWVHVHIVENEQRAFSEDHLLGLTDDLEGDEAEDDVVSKPTPTLSTRADIKPGKSLTEKTNRKRPAEEPNIKLETDIKQEIDADGSAEPSKSQLNIDACLDTLKSATEQILKAQVELPRFLKISERSRGLTSAHLDPSECHLLAGFDNSAVQLWQLNQNSCRGRSFYRRYPQSKCPWELNNCVNEEEMESDEEEGSDDDVKCSEDERRDRSRARHCKYADNSYNEYGGLQLRGHTRGVTGVRFSAHYPLIYSVSKDATMRCWRAHNLHCAAIYRSHNYPIWCLDESPVGQYVVTGSKDLSARLWSLEKEHALIIYAGHTQDVECVAFHPNGNYIATGSADHSVRLWCTTSGKLMRVFADCRQAVTQLAFSPDGKMLAAAGEETKVRIFDLAAGAQLAELKDHTASISSLSWSTHDRHLATACTDGTLRLWDIKKLSPMGDNSSAGSSSSATTNRVLTLNSSCQRLVDVFYGRSKTLHCIGT; this comes from the exons ATGAGCTTGCCCAGCGCCAGCAGTCACGGCCACGCTGCGTCGCCCGTCTACAGTAAcagcaccagcaacagcaacaacaaatcgTCGGCGGGCAACAAAAAGTCGTCCTCGAAAAGCGATTTGCTGCGCTGCGCCGTCGGCCTTCTGCTGAAGCAGAAAAACTACGTG AGCAACGAGAGGTTTCGACGCTCGGACTTCCTGCTGCTGCAAAATAAACAGCAGTTCGCGGTAAACAAGATGCTGGACACAGATTTGCACGGTGGGAATAGCTTCACCTACTCGAATGTCCAGGTGATCACGAATAACCAGCACACGGTGGATCAGCAGTTCGGGCGCTTTTCGACGTTCGTGGAGGCCCAGGCGGAGCCGCTGCGTCTGGAGATGAAGCGCTTCTACGGTCCCATGTTGTGCCACTTCTATCTGGATCTGCTAAAGGCGCGCGAACCTAGGGGAGCTGTGGAGTTGCTACGGAAATATGCACACTTGGTGGCCCCCGTCGATATGTACGAtgcaccaccgcccaccaAGATCAACGGCTGCTCAACGACGACCAACGAGTCCACCTTCAACATACGCTTTGCCCGGGAAGCCCAGAACACGGGGGACACGGAGCTGGACTACTTCATGCGCCTGGTGCAAACCCTAAGCGGTTATACTCGGCTAGAGGCAGCCGAGTTGGATGAGACAGTGGCTCATTTTCGGTCCTCCAAGTACGAACTGCATACCACAGCCCAAGTGGTGGACAGGATATGCGGCTATCTGCAGCGGCGTGGCCATGTTCTGATCATGAACCTACTTTACACATGGGTGCATGTTCACATCGTGGAGAACGAACAGCGCGCCTTTAGTGAGGATCACCTGCTTGGCTTGACGGATGATTTGGAAGGTGACGAAGCTGAGGATGATGTGGTATCAAAACCAACGCCTACACTCAGTACCCGCGCAGACATCAAGCCAGGAAAGTCTTTGACTGAGAAGACCAACCGCAAGCGACCCGCTGAGGAGCCAAACATTAAGCTAGAAACGGACATCAAGCAGGAGATCGATGCGGATGGGTCTGCGGAGCCTAGCAAATCGCAACTAAATATAGACGCCTGCCTGGACACCCTCAAATCAGCCACTGAACAGATACTCAAGGCCCAGGTGGAGCTGCCACGATTTCTCAAAATCAGCGAACGTTCCCGTGGTCTCACCTCCGCCCATCTGGATCCCAGTGAGTGCCACCTATTAGCCGGCTTCGACAACTCTGCCGTGCAACTGTGGCAGCTTAACCAAAACAGCTGCCGCGGCAGGAGCTTCTATAGACGCTATCCGCAGTCGAAATGCCCCTGGGAGCTGAACAACTGCGTTAATGAGGAGGAGATGGAATCGGACGAGGAGGAAGGCAGTGACGACGATGTAAAGTGCTCTGAGGATGAGCGAAGAGATCGCAGCAGGGCGAGACATTGCAAATATGCTGACAACTCATA CAACGAATACGGTGGATTGCAGCTGCGAGGTCACACGAGAGGCGTCACCGGCGTGCGCTTCTCCGCCCACTACCCACTAATATACAGTGTGTCCAAGGACGCCACCATGCGGTGCTGGCGAGCGCACAACCTGCACTGCGCCGCCATTTACAGAAGTCACAACTACCCGATCTGGTGCCTGGACGAGAGTCCGGTGGGCCAGTACGTGGTCACGGGTTCCAAGGACCTGAGTGCGCGCCTCTGGTCCCTGGAAAAGGAACATGCGCTTATCATTTATGCGGGACACACGCAGGACGTTGAG TGCGTTGCCTTCCACCCGAATGGCAATTACATAGCCACCGGGTCGGCAGATCACTCAGTGCGCCTGTGGTGCACCACCAGCGGGAAACTGATGCGAGTCTTCGCGGACTGCCGGCAGGCGGTGACCCAGCTGGCCTTCAGTCCGGATGGCAAGATGTTGGCCGCCGCCGGTGAGGAGACCAAGGTGCGGATCTTCGACCTGGCCGCCGGAGCCCAGCTGGCTGAGCTCAAGGATCACACGGCGAGCATTAGTTCTCTGTCCTGGAGCACGCACGACCGGCATCTGGCCACAGCCTGCACCGATGGCACCCTGCGGTTGTGGGACATCAAGAAACTATCGCCCATGGG CGACAACAGTAGTGCTGGAAGCTCTTCTTCAGCTACAACGAATCGTGTACTAACTCTCAATAGTTCCTGCCAGCGTTTGGTCGATGTTTTCTACGGGCGCAGCAAGACGCTTCACTGCATCGGCACCTGA
- the LOC108031780 gene encoding transcription elongation factor B polypeptide 3 — protein MASTSNLVDVVRHYQRSIDKHDEDEQRLLHCITKLFNLPIKFEHLQETGIGKTVNALRKFNGEVGVAAKTLVSKWKAMVAAEEEPAIAATPAASHNDEDSGKSKSSDEDPDQENKGSNSSSGEDLHSSTHKSKHAKSSKHERSGSSRSHSKSKSDSDRKHKSSRHDKSKDRDKEKEKEKDKDKESHKEAKEHREKKSNGEHKSKDSSKSSSSHRSSKSEGHRSEHSKSKHEKDKSSHSESKPSKDKSSKHKSSSSKSSKRSHSPQRTEEEGQKAKIPKIKSKSEENSADGFDSSMGANFDDVLGLLNMPMSSKKSSSGSKSKFPSKPATAPSSAALSTPSASGTSREAFSTSSRPTSTKKPELLASTAKLEPLDPNIALELPTISNNYKPLPLNQTVMDVVFNQGGSQKSQALRYFNESEALAQGISSKTMRTKIYSGVRTGQILQVPSLFDLCTRVLQKNIDALEYTGGVPFEVLRPVLERATPQQLLNFEEYNPYLMDDSDVLWQQHVQRHCRSQRREEMETWREMFLRCQEEKDRKLSILAESIKASQKISEAPVRKTQLAFVDSMVKPPRSVQRKQEQYGTKGKLIATPAARVAALSSVTPNAAKVGDARLRVLAATRDTAQVGAGPGRSKKAPLMAKTLQFMRGRHKR, from the exons ATGGCCTCCACCAGCAATCTTGTGGATGTGGTGCGCCACTACCAGCGCAGCATTGACAAGCACGACGAAGACGAACAGCGG CTGCTGCACTGCATCACCAAGCTGTTCAACCTGCCCATCAAATTCGAGCACCTGCAGGAAACTGGAATCGGCAAGACGGTGAATGCCCTGCGCAAGTTCAACGGGGAGGTGGGCGTGGCGGCCAAGACCCTGGTGTCCAAGTGGAAGGCCATGGTGGCCGCCGAGGAGGAGCCCGCGATCGCCGCCACTCCCGCAGCCAGTCACAACGACGAGGATTCAGGCAAGTCCAAGTCCAGCGACGAGGATCCCGACCAGGAGAACAAGGGCAGCAACTCCTCCAGCGGCGAGGATCTGCACTCTAGCACGCACAAGTCAAAGCATGCGAAGAGCTCCAAGCACGagcgcagcggcagcagcagaagtCACTCCAAGAGCAAGTCTGATTCGGATAGGAAGCACAAGAGCAGTCGCCACGACAAGTCCAAGGACAGGGACAAGGAGaaggaaaaggagaaggacaaggacaaggagAGTCACAAGGAGGCCAAAGAGCACCGGGAAAAAAAGTCGAATGGGGAGCACAAGTCAAAGGACTCCAGCAAGTCCAGCAGTAGTCACAGGAGCAGCAAATCGGAGGGCCACAGGAGCGAGCACAGCAAAAGCAAGCACGAAAAA GACAAGTCTTCGCACAGCGAGTCAAAGCCATCTAAAGACAAGTCGAGCAAACACAAGTCATCGTCCTCCAAGTCATCAAAGCGGTCCCACAGTCCCCAACGAACCGAGGAGGAGGGCCAAAAGGCCAAGataccaaaaattaaatcgaAATCCGAGGAAAACTCCGCTGACGGTTTCGACTCCAGCATGGGCGCCAACTTTGACGATGTTCTCGGCCTGCTCAACATGCCCATGAGCAGCAAGaagagcagcagcggcagcaagaGCAAGTTCCCCTCCAAGCCGGCGACAGCCCCCTCCTCGGCAGCTTTATCGACTCCCTCGGCTTCTGGAACATCCAGGGAGGCCTTCTCCACCAGCAGTCGACCGACCTCCACCAAA AAACCCGAGCTGCTGGCATCCACAGCAAAGCTGGAGCCCCTGGACCCAAACATTGCTTTGGAACTGCCCACGATTTCCAACAACTACAAGCCGTTGCCCTTAAATCAGACAGTGATGGATGTGGTCTTTAATCAGGGCGGTTCACAGAAGTCACAAGCCTTACGTTACTTTAATGAGTCGGAAGCCCTAGCCCAGGGCATCTCCTCCAAAACTATGCG aaccaaGATCTATTCAGGCGTGAGAACTGGTCAAATCCTGCAGGTCCCCTCGCTATTCGACCTGTGCACGCGTGTACTGCAAAAGAACATTGATG CTCTGGAGTACACGGGTGGCGTGCCCTTTGAGGTCCTGCGACCTGTGTTGGAACGCGCTACTCCGCAGCAGCTTTTAAACTTCGAGGAGTACAATCCCTATTTGATGGACGACAGCGATGTCCTCTGGCAGCAGCATGTCCAGCGTCACTGTCGCAGTCAGCGGCGCGAGGAGATGGAAACGTGGCGCGAGATGTTCCTG CGCTGCCAAGAGGAGAAAGACCGCAAGCTCAGCATCCTGGCCGAGAGCATCAAGGCATCGCAGAAGATCAGCGAGGCACCCGTGCGCAAGACTCAACTGGCGTTCGTGGACTCGATGGTGAAGCCGCCGCGCAGTGTGCAGCGCAAGCAAGAGCAATATGGCACCAAGGGCAAGCTCATTGCCACTCCGGCCGCCCGAGTTGCCGCCTTGTCTAGCGTGACTCCGAATGCCGCCAAGGTGGGCGATGCCCGGCTGCGTGTTTTGGCCGCCACGCGTGACACGGCCCAAGTGG GTGCTGGTCCAGGACGATCGAAGAAGGCACCACTAATGGCCAAGACCTTGCAATTTATGCGCGGCCGTCACAAACGATAG
- the LOC108031069 gene encoding uncharacterized protein CG4449 produces the protein MSDDDCDIFSAARKRVPVIALPKESYNPANDSFSKDVDYDFIEDSPKKSGKNGKRKPPAAPRVKPQQTEEGPSPPKQNKLKPIGAQKDEGDKTTDRSLSPVSQLILEMEQKNAEEKETAPVARRTRSSLSKLDTPSSVVEVAKTTGEVAAQAKPKRRGRKKAESAAPINAETANVAASVVSSLESIVASFNQHNSRRQAVAEMAARSKVVDSIDLVSAVAPRVEGFVNLDSEDEGEAPAPAEDRNIFDNDNPTIEVALSWLGEIQIYKLRQHQKFKHLFKEVAERNAVDENDISVDMYYNFIGPDDTPHSIGLKSFHTLSGHATKSNNNNNKKPTAKEDNNPQALSRKPKKFQVKVQADKWKQPMVMPMKKKYTFKMLYIKCAEELNCDARHIKLFFDGELLDPEDTPKNQDMEGNELIDLQMKP, from the exons ATGTCCGACGACGATTGCGATATATTTAGTGCTGCTCGCAAGCGGGTTCCAGTTATAG CTTTGCCCAAGGAATCTTACAATCCCGCCAACGATTCCTTTTCCAAGGATGTGGACTACGACTTTATAGAGGATAGTCCCAAGAAAAGTGGTAAAAATGGCAAACGAAAGCCCCCAGCAGCGCCTCGGGTAAAGCCGCAGCAAACTGAGGAGGGTCCTTCGCCACCCAAACAGAATAAACTGAAACCTATTGGTGCGCAAAAAGATGAAGGGGATAAGACAACGGATCGCTCCTTGTCCCCGGTCTCCCAGTTGATCCTGGAGATGGAGCAGAAAAACGCCGAAGAAAAAGAGACTGCTCCTGTGGCCAGACGGACTCGCTCCTCACTATCCAAATTGGATACTCCGTCTTCCGTTGTAGAAGTAGCCAAGACGACCGGGGAAGTGGCCGCCCAGGCAAAACCCAAAAGGAGGGGTAGGAAAAAGGCGGAGTCAGCCGCGCCGATTAACGCGGAGACGGCGAATGTGGCTGCATCTGTGGTCTCCTCACTAGAAAGCATTGTGGCC AGCTTCAACCAGCACAACAGCAGACGACAAGCGGTGGCCGAAATGGCTGCCCGTTCCAAAGTGGTGGACAGTATTGATCTGGTATCAGCAGTAGCTCCTCGGGTGGAGGGCTTT GTTAATCTTGACTCTGAGGACGAAGGTGAAGCACCAGCTCCAGCAGAGGATAGAAACATCTTTGATAATGATAATCCCACCATAGAAGTAGCTCTGTCTTG GCTCGGCGAGATCCAGATTTACAAACTGCGGCAGCACCAGAAGTTCAAGCATTTGTTCAAGGAAGTAGCTGAACGGAATGCAGTAGATGAGAATGATATTTCAGTCGATATGTACTACAATTTCATAGGACCCGATGATACGCCTCATAGCATTGGTCTCAAGTCCTTTCACACACTTA GTGGCCATGCAACTAagtcaaataataataacaataagaAGCCTACTGCCAAAGAAGACAACAATCCACAAGCTCTGAGCAGGAAACCCAAAAAGTTTCAGGTAAAAGTCCAAGCTGATAAGTGGAAACAACCCATGGTGATGCCCATGAAGAAAAAATACACTTTCAAAATGTTATACATCAAGTGTGCTGAGGAGCTGAACTGTGATGCCCGCCACATTAAGTTATT CTTTGATGGCGAACTGTTGGATCCGGAGGATACGCCCAAAAACCAGGACATGGAGGGCAATGAACTGATTGATCTGCAAATGAAGCCGTAA
- the LOC127011516 gene encoding membrane metallo-endopeptidase-like 1 has protein sequence MTRTKWITCLAVLGWATVEGGWVAPPPNPNEEIMNRLLGYMDNKADLCKDYQKYAGGKYMEKHEGDNYSELLGEMQSKVEDRFATIFEALSTQILLDPESVEAKVLRFYQTCRTANETTRSERHYLELVEPDLTFTWPQFASSRRAWPKTQFQWMLTLARLRRFGFDNLLVKVNVKLDYVDSSKYMVTIERPTFDYSTDKLQVFSMTKRLLIRLGVDSGRAASLARSIRRLEKAIRALANVEDEPNDDLTLRELEGQNGLPWREYLRIVFGRTFPENYEVQIENVDYFVELSNLLKTYDSEVIATYMMAKFARFMKDTSQSDKDNVALDCVKDVRLHMDFGSNFVYESKYFSHYDTDVQQLFNAVKAPLLAKIDANRLRLSPRQRAYVKQKIEAMKLNLGNKPKDQNHRAFVTNFYRDLSLAKDQDYAAAQLKVLEVRSSRVLELLNQPAVKGNSFYHLENTVMTSSPEPFYLKRVNTIVLPTDILQSPYFDPQSHDIFKVSFLGFMLAQRLMEALMPDEIVYDADGNPNELLVGLAENQNYVQSLNCLKRSHTDYLDQRVVDVSALNLAYETYFGAGSKYSQAQPTFTRLPLQQVFFLNYAQNLIGDEEYVDFSSASTDKVRLHHTLANLPSFGQAYSCPSGGLNPSSRCAVW, from the coding sequence ATGACGCGAACGAAGTGGATTACCTGCTTGGCGGTGCTTGGTTGGGCCACGGTGGAGGGCGGTTGGGTGGCACCGCCACCCAATCCCAACGAGGAGATCATGAACCGACTGCTGGGCTACATGGACAACAAGGCGGATCTCTGCAAGGACTACCAGAAATATGCCGGTGGGAAGTACATGGAGAAGCACGAGGGAGACAACTACAGCGAGCTGTTGGGCGAGATGCAGTCGAAGGTTGAGGATCGGTTCGCCACGATTTTCGAGGCGCTCAGCACCCAGATCCTCCTCGACCCGGAGAGTGTGGAGGCCAAGGTGCTGCGCTTCTATCAGACCTGTCGCACGGCCAACGAGACAACCCGCTCGGAAAGGCACTACCTGGAGCTGGTGGAGCCGGACCTGACCTTCACCTGGCCGCAGTTCGCCAGCAGTCGTAGGGCCTGGCCCAAGACCCAGTTCCAATGGATGCTGACCCTGGCCCGACTGCGTCGCTTTGGCTTTGATAACCTGCTGGTCAAGGTGAATGTGAAACTGGACTATGTGGACAGCAGCAAGTATATGGTGACGATAGAGAGACCCACTTTCGACTATTCCACGGACAAGCTGCAGGTCTTTTCCATGACCAAGAGGCTGTTGATCCGACTGGGTGTGGACAGTGGTCGAGCCGCCTCTCTGGCCAGGAGTATCAGACGTTTGGAGAAGGCGATTAGGGCCCTGGCCAATGTGGAGGACGAGCCCAACGACGACCTGACCCTGCGCGAACTGGAGGGCCAGAACGGATTACCCTGGCGAGAGTACCTGCGCATTGTTTTCGGCCGCACCTTCCCCGAGAACTACGAGGTGCAGATCGAGAACGTGGACTACTTTGTGGAGCTGAGCAATCTGTTGAAGACCTACGACTCCGAGGTGATTGCCACCTATATGATGGCCAAGTTCGCACGCTTTATGAAGGACACCAGCCAAAGTGACAAGGACAATGTGGCCTTGGACTGCGTCAAGGATGTGCGTCTCCACATGGACTTCGGCAGCAACTTCGTGTACGAGAGCAAGTACTTCAGCCACTATGACACGGACGTGCAGCAACTTTTCAATGCCGTGAAAGCTCCACTTCTGGCCAAGATCGACGCCAACCGACTGAGGCTGAGCCCCAGGCAGCGCGCTTACGTAAAGCAGAAAATCGAGGCCATGAAGCTTAACCTGGGAAACAAACCCAAGGATCAGAATCACCGCGCATTTGTGACCAACTTCTACAGGGATCTGAGTTTGGCCAAGGATCAGGACTACGCAGCTGCCCAGCTTAAGGTACTGGAGGTCCGGTCAAGCCGTGTCCTGGAGCTGCTGAACCAGCCAGCTGTCAAGGGCAATAGTTTCTACCACCTGGAGAACACCGTAATGACCTCCAGTCCAGAACCCTTCTACCTAAAGAGGGTGAACACCATTGTGCTGCCCACCGACATTCTGCAGTCGCCCTACTTTGACCCCCAGAGCCACGACATATTCAAGGTAAGCTTCCTGGGCTTCATGCTCGCCCAGAGGCTGATGGAGGCCCTAATGCCCGACGAAATAGTCTACGATGCCGATGGGAATCCCAACGAATTGCTTGTCGGCCTCGCTGAGAACCAGAACTATGTGCAGTCCCTAAACTGCCTGAAGAGAAGTCATACGGATTACCTGGACCAGAGAGTGGTGGACGTGTCGGCCCTCAACTTGGCCTACGAGACCTACTTCGGAGCGGGTTCCAAGTACAGCCAGGCACAGCCGACCTTCACCAGGCTGCCCCTGCAGCAGGTGTTCTTCCTGAACTACGCCCAGAACCTGATCGGAGACGAGGAGTACGTGGACTTCAGCTCGGCTTCCACGGACAAGGTTCGACTTCATCATACCCTGGCGAATCTGCCGAGCTTCGGGCAGGCCTACAGCTGTCCTTCGGGGGGCTTGAACCCCTCTTCCAGGTGTGCTGTCTGGTAA